The genomic DNA tggatttgaagatccagaatttcctaactttgtttacaaattacttaaggctctatatggattgaaacaggcacctagagcctggtatgacacactgtcagaatttctactcaaacatggttttaccagaggtactattgataagactctcttctacaagaagcatggtaaagatatgatcctagttcaaatctatgtggatgacatcatctttggatctacaaatgaaaagctttgtcaaagattctctaggctaatgcagagtgagtatgaaatgagcatgatgggagaattgagttacttccttggccttcaagttagtcaaagaagtgatggtattttcatcagccaaaccaaatatgtgaatgacttcttgaagaaatttggtatggtggatagctcaccagcatctacaccaatgtctactgcaaccaagttgggtgaagacaagaaaggcaagagtgtggatatttcaagctatagagggatgattggatcattgttgtatttgactgctagtagtccagacatcatgtttgctacttgtctatgtgccagatttcaagccaatccaaaggaatcatatttgatggctgtcaaaaggattttcagatacttaaagggaactccaaacttaggattatggtatcctaagggaactagttttgaagctgttggatacacagatgcagattttgctggatgcagggttgataggaaaagtactagtggaagcggtcaatttcttggtcaaagacttgtatcctggtatagtaagaaacaataatttgtgtcaacttccacagccgaggctgaatatatagttgctggaagttgttgtgctcaggtgctttggattagaaatcagctaatggactatggtctagtgttacacaaaattcctattatgtgtgataatactagtgccatatctatagtagctaattcagttaatcattctagaacaaagcacattgatgttaggtaccattttatcagggaacatgctgcaaatggtaccattgagctcatttttgttccaacagagaaataattagctgatatttttactaaacctttggatgaagcaaccttcactatacttgtgagtgaaattgggATGCTCAATTCctcatcctaaggcaagaactcagctaatgtattgcagcagattaatttctaataaatcaacctagtttgatttaattgaaaattaactgaaatatgaataataaatatttcagaatctctgtatatttatttttcttaaaaattcaaaaatttatttagaatatttcaaaattataagtaaactgcttagttgttaatttacatcttaaatgtgtaaatttaacacaaggcagaataacagtactcaaaggtatagagacctgagttctcgataagtcaaaatgacttatcgacaagtcattttagagttctcgagtgagtcctcgataagtctatttacagacttctcgaatgacttctcgataagctttattatgacttatcgataagaccatgtagagttctctaatagtgttaattcacagagttctcgacaatgatattttgagacttatcaatgactcagaactaaaataatttaattcaatgaattattttagataaatacttttggaaaatttattctgatttcgatttgattcaattcaaataaattagaattatttcggtcctttttggacaaactgggcatttatgAGAGTTCTtgataaatcatttcttagttctcgaaaagaattaataaaataacttatcgaatgtacctctttcaaattcaaaattacttctcgataattttaaaatcaaacgtttatttgacttctcgataagtattttactttttctataaatacccagacttctcgatacatacactgtacttacactttttcgagatctcaagtgacctagctttcagacaaaaggcgatttctctctcatttttgctcctttctcaaaaccttttcttacccactacttctaaacactaaaatggcacaaaacattgttagagctatcattccagagaagggaaccaattttattatttttcttgatgctaaccaagcccctgatagtttcaaggggtttgtgaagtttctttctgaatcttaTATTGCAGGCGCTTTAACTGCAAGTCCTGTGCTGTATTTggatgttcttcatgaattttggacatcgGCTATAACTAGGATAGTTGTTTTAGAGAGTGTCACTTCTATTGCGgtcacatgcacaattggaggccaagaaattgagtttccagctgctgatgtgaatacagccctAGGATTACCAACTGAGAactatggagagatgccaactgcagatgagctgagtgaattcatggatttcatcaactacagtggTTCAATCAACTTAGCAAGCCTGAACAggacaaaccttaggaaggaatcgtcatttgtgtttgattctataATGAGGGCATTTACCTGCACAAAAACTGGCTttgacaatatctcaagtgtggtgcaaaagctggtgttctcaataacTCACAACAGGCAGCTGAATGTTGGGgctctaattctggaggagctggctaccaggcttactatgcctttgaagaataaaggtaaagaaatctttttaccaaggtttattatgtctactttagctcataaggtaaatgacatacatttgttagctggtattgatagtagtagaattggcaattgtaagcaagtgtccaaaataatatttggctcacttactacaaagaataaggtaagtgtaagtcttagaatcactccattcatgttggagagattcagcacttatccttaccctatgccagacatgagggctcctcAAATTGCTAATTCAGCTATGGTTCCCgagcctgtggaagtacaaacataGGCGCACCAACAGGGACTTTCCAAAGCTGCAGCCCCTTCTTCTAAACCAatagatgttagcaaaccaactactttagtctctcaaaaggctgaagtgagtaaaaagaagagaaaggaaccaacccttgttgttgtaaatgagagtgaaataattattattgaactagagtcacccttggtcaagagaccaaagaagagtaaaatacctgagctgaccactcaaaacacttctgtgtcctcccaaaagagcatagttgaacaaatggggagtaaacagttactagatgcatcctctcaacagagtgtatctattgaaaagagcattcactccaatgcatcctgtactgagtcagcacaacctgcacctagagtatatggtagaagaaataaggatgtcacacacattgagagcacatcatttgaagctccctcatccattcagggggagctgccaacactcacaactgagcaaatttctctaatttttcaaatttcttcatcatatagagcacttgaatctgattctcaagtgcactaacactcaagtgacatggttcatgaagctgtgctcaccacccagaaccaacattcagatggtgagaggctactagctggggtagaccttgatgacaccatcaaaaacatgggggtttcatcagtttttattgaagaccccatggtcactcttgcaccttcatgtgcacaatcatcttcatagatgaataggtttgagggtagtactcttgagggagagctatctaaatcctctccaaatcaattagaggttcctctagaagggacaactcccctcacaaccctagctgaaattgccttggcagttgatgctaggagtacaactGCCAATGACCCTGATATGGGAGAGGCAAGTccatcacatttatgtgacagtgctctgcaaggtgcacaaaggtttgaggctgatgtacatgacagtaacccagccaaatcctctccaattccaatggaggttcctactacatatggtgaacaacaaactgtcaaaaccacagatctatccatgagtcaaactgtgacagGTGGCAATGTGAACATTTCTCAACAGCCTTCCACATCTCAGTCCAAccaaccacatgtcatggctcagtggctacaagatatggaagctcagccttctacaattgatgacatgttggtagatcaaatctcaGGCTTGGCCAATCTTTCTTAGCTACTGCTTacttcagacatggggaaccaggactatcaagctatactgctatgcttcaatgaagaggttgaacaacagaaggagaagatagtagatgaagctgaagaggatggaaatgtagatgtctggttgtctgatgaccatgtggcagaaatggatgaagttttggctagattcaggagggagtacataactatcatgggaagcaatgctaaatctctcactcctcctgaagtGAGAAGTCTATGATGTCATCATGGAtgtgcacaaagctcaactcaaggccttccatctctttggaaaggcccttgaagtaaaattgactggacatgaagataaaatcaggaaACTGGTCAAGGTaaagatggatgacattgtgccttctcaaaaggacatcaagaatcaattccagtctttcactgagcaaatatcaaggatgaatctggcctccatagagaaggaagtgtcaaatatgaagagttctttcaaggccctgtttgatcaagtttaagctcatatcacaaattcaaatgataccagggtcaagctaaatcaaatgcatactgctaggtatgagccttcatttcttctcatggagggtgccagaaaagctgttgatgaacactttgGGTCCTTCTCCGCTAGAACAGTCTCCACTACCTCTACTCCTCAAATaaaagaacttcaagatcaaatttcttcacttcaagcttccaactcagatttatcttcacaagtcagagctctaaccacattggttgagagtcaacaacatgatattcaggccctagtggagtcccataagcatttacaaatgcagaatacagttgctttgggagccattatgggaaaactcaacataccactgccagcattgcctgaagctgtaagacctgagattcctactcccctactcatgcctgtcaccaagactaagggggagatagatgcaaggctagcacaatcaaaactcaaaagtcaagtacaaggtctagaacaaggtctagaacaagagaggctccttatggctgcccaaggtccaggaatgacacaagagtttgacaatttgctcactggactaaggaactctctcaacaacaactgcttcacttacagaaagaacttggaaaagactatcaattatACCAGGGTGCTGCAGATCTCAGAAaaggaccagtttttggagaaaagaatattgatcaatcttaatgattctggtgtagaTAGATGTATGCAAATCAACTTCAATTATCTAGtttctagaagagcatctgagatagacattttgattaacaaggtcaGAATGATCAACAATGAAGAGAAAATActactagcagagttgaagaaggctcaagaaACTGCATTCCCAGAAGCCTACCTACATTcaagcaaaggggtgcactatatattctctacaaccaagcaactgaaaTATTTCCAAGTACCTAAAAACTGTGCCATGGCCAAAagaagactgataatggtgcttgagtctgggctgaaaagtaagaaattgaagactagtgaagatgaagctatgatcaagattctgaggagatacattAATAACTCTGAAGCCAATTTGTCTAAAACTAAAATCAACacagatgacttgggtgatgatgagcagaagaaagatggtcaaaatccttctggcccaaactcaagtcaatctagtaaggcaattggtggaaaaagtgatagtgagaaagagaaggagaagaaaagtggatctgCGACTCAAAGGAGGGATGGAAGGAGGcaaagacaaaagaatgatacctcacaatctctccaaaccctaaatatccaaataccaacTGCTAAAACTTCACAATCAACCTCAACAGAAACTGCTCAACCTCAAATCTCTAAACCCAAATACTTCTACAAGCTCACTGCAAACTCTCTTctcaaaactcaaatcactcacaaCCATACTTCTCTGAAAAAACTCAAAACCTTACCTTCATTTCAGCCACCCCttaaaacacacttcaaaacagttgaaataggtccaaaagaagccaaggtcaaAAGGAGATTAAGAAGACAAAGAAGAGAACAACTGATAGCTGAATCTCCcaatgatcatggatttggtgaaaaggccatctggaacagatataatcaagatgatttccaacctctaaatgttgttgattcagatgaagactacttccaacaggtagctgaaagaatggtcagagtttgggttgttaacatcaaagaagttagaatctactacagtgatgggtcctttgaacagcttggaaatagactaatggattctctctcaattgttgaactgaaaagggtgctaagcttgatgaatggtaagGATACAaccactaaggcatggagaacagtattggcagtgtttgtggttaacagagaggagatgagagatgagcatagagctttgctagctgaaaagaggagaaagtatgagcatgccattgatgagtatattagaagatcagaagagttgaaggcagcaggcaagagcagaatatcaaaggatggaagatttctgaatgtaaaagctggctctttgtcaagatacaggatagggatgttagctagttatcctaagccagatttgctgaaactaatggaggctctaactgacacccccatcttagaagaattggaaatacttgtacagattaagaacacaattgagaaaggatcagaaagctcagtctttacttaattattgtaaactgtcaaatgttcaatgtacaagtgttgtatcagcttttgtatagttttattttcattctttaacttggggttagtcttgttaacatgcatgaatttgtgataagcaatcttctcacaaattgggggagattgttgtgcaagacatgcctgtatcataacaagactaagtcatattgacaaccctaagattagttgtattgtaaccttaatctgtaatttatacttgtaacacttaatgtctgtaaaatgtaaatggagcagactggagaATTTTTCCCTAaatagtgtcaagcctaagaattctatctggaagaagatcaagaaggccatgcctcagaagaattatgaagaagcttggagttgaataattctgtttggtgaaaaacattctaagtcaagatctctataagtcacagaattagtgttatagagaagtcattcgagaactcagaaagacctatcgagaactcagaaagacctatcgagaactcaggaattgtctatcgagaactcaggaaatgctattggagatatcgataagtcagatacccattcgagaactcagagatatcgaaaagtatacattcattagagaactctgaattatcgataagccaaagtccattagagaactctgagttatcgataaaccaaaattcactagagaactcagagttgtggataagtcaagtcaacaatgaagtttcggagatatcgacaagccaacatgcctatcgagatgtcgagttctctacagcttaagTGGAGATCTCAAAGTAAAGAAATTTatctaagtacagaattgcagaacagttcaatatccaaggttgaaaatcaacaaacaattcacacagctggattgacaagtctacaaaaagcagcttgagagatgtgcaagatcaatggtaaagattaactgacaaaagaagattaaagtgaacacgggatgctaaagatatgctaagtcagaaatggaagatttgcttttctataaatagaaacgacaagtgacagtttagaaaatctaatagcatgtttattacacactgtgtaaaccagcagttaactgagttataaagttaacaatGGTCCTTAGTCAGAAGTAACAATCAAGATAGAAAATCtagtattctctctcaagaaagaaactaagttctaaaacaagaacttagagattttgtagcaaaacactgcttgatttttaatataaaattaagtgagttttgaagatctttttTCTACgtatttgcattgttatttatgtttaacatctactCCACAAAATTATTGATAACAATCAACTGCTAAACTCAGAGCAAAACCAAAAAGTAAATATTTAagctaaaacacattcacccccctctgtgttgtattcatatctaacaaaaACACGTTAATTTTGTCACCGATTTATAAAGGGAGATATTTGATCAATCGATCCATCAGAGAGTAACATGAATATATTGTCAATAACTATAATTAAAATAATACTAATTCACGTAATATAGAGTATGACCGTGTATTGTACAGTGCCACAGAGATAgttaaaataaactaataaatCATGTTAGTCTTTTTTCAATACAAATATATCCCCCATCATTCTTAgacataattttataatttctgaaaaaaaaaaatatttagacaTTATTTAGTAATTTACAGCATAAGTTATTTGTTCtaaaattttcaattttaaaaattttgtacACGTTATCTTCAATCTAATTGGTAAGTAGCATTTATTTAGAGATTTTAAATTATATGGACAAAAAGTATACTCCCTCTATCCCATTTTAATTGTCATATTTGACTTTGACCCGGTTAAATTGACTAAAATTTGACCGAATTTTATTAATATTCtataattgaacaaaataaaaaaaatcacatCATCAGAAAGTATAATCaactttaatatataatttttagttttttgaaataatataagagtaatgTTTAATCTTTGTACAAAAATTGGTCAATTTGACTTATATAAAAGAAAATGTGACAAATAAAATGGGATGCCGATATATTGAAACCTAAATGAAAAAGTGTAATTGAAATTAACAAAATCTAAGGGGGATGTATTGAACTAggattttaatatattatatataattccATGGATTTTAATGGATTATATTAGATTTTGATTTTACGCGAATTCTAGATAAAATGTAGAGTCTTTAGAATTTAAACAcaatccttcaaaatctcatgAATTATGGTGggatttcaaaaattataaaatatattgaaCAATGCCaaaaaatccatcattttatgaagTTCAAAAAAATCTGTCAGCAtgtgaataccatcagattttaatGGATTTTAAATAATTATGGTTGAATACCTTTTGATTTTTAAGCATAATTTAAAATCCCGATTGAATATCACAAAATTTTGTAGCATAATTTAAAATCCTAGTTAAATACCATAAAATTCTGAtacattttttaaaatttcagTTGAATACGCTTGGATTTTATGATTTTATGAATGAAAAAAAATCCTTTAGAATCCTAATTCAATACACCTCCTAAATATTTACAAGTATCAATGTTAGATACTTTTGGTAAGGTAAAACAATATCACATAATCACACAAAATAAAACACTTATgtaatactaaaaaattatattatttcaTTCATAGTTTAtcatataattataaaaaattagattAAATACTAGTGTTATTAATGGATAATATTGCACCCATTAGAAAAAGAACAAGTGGAGAGCTCAGAGCAGCAGGTATTTACACTAAAACGACACCGTAGAGCTTGGGTCAAAGTCTTTAAATAGCCATTTACCCCCTCTCTTCATCACATCTCGATCTCTCTCGCACTTTCTCGCCGAGATTTTGTCTTCTATCTTTCCCAATAGtacagtctctctctctctctctctctcgctctctctctctccctctctctcttaaCATATACACACCAAACTTGTGGTTTTTTCTAGGGTTTAATTGAATTGTTCCCCAAATTAAACCTCTTCTTTTTAATTAGGGCTTTACTCTGTTCCTAATTTATCAAAGGTAAGAGCTTTTTGAATCTTTAACCTTCTTTTCATTCACAATTGGATTTATTACATCATATTTGTTTGTATTAAATCAAGAATACATTATATTATGCTAGTATTTAGATCAAGATTTGATTTTTAAGCAAAAATTGCGCTTAAAAATGCTGTTTTAAGTTGAATATGATGAGTTTTTGATTATTAAGTGTTGAATATGAGCAATGGTGGTGGCTGAGAATGGAAAAGAGGTAGTAGAAAGGAGTAATCGATTAAATAGGTTTTCGAGAAATGAGGAATTTGTAGAGGCTATTGCTAAGATGGCTGTAGCTCAAGTGTGTGAGAGTTCGGGGTTTCAGGGGTTTCAACAGTCTGCGTTGGATACGCTTTCGGATATTGCTATTAGGTATATGAATCAGATAGGAAAGATTGCAGTTTCTAATGCAAATTTGTCGGGTAGGAATGAGTGTAATGTGTTTGATGTATTGCAAGGGTTGGAGGATTTGGGTATGTCCCAGGGTTTTTCTGGTGCTTCGGAGATCGATCGTGGTGTTGAGGGGTCGGGGATTGTTAGGGAGATTTCTGAGTATGTTGAATTTTCTGAGAGGGTCCCATTTGCATATTCAATTCCTAGTTTTCCGGTTGTTAAAGAGATGAAGGTGACAGAGAGTTTTTTTAAAAGTGGAGGATCGCCTCCAGATGAACATATACCCACATGGTTGCCTGTGTTTCCTGATTCTGAAACATATAGGTCTTTGCCTGTGGAGAGTAAGGGAGTAGGGGACGGAGAGATGGATAAATCTGGGCATATTGAAAATTCGAAAAAGGTTGAAGCTTCTGTGTCATATACGCATCGGCTATTGAATTGTAATGGAACTGATATGCCTGCAGACAAGGGTAATGATTCTTCTTCGAAACGAGCAACGGATAGTAATCCTTTCCTTGCAGCGCCTCGACGTTCTAGTGAGAAGCAAGTCTCTTCAGTCGTTCTTCCTGCAAAATTTGCTGAGGAAGACACGGCGCTAAATAACCCAGCTGCAACAAATCAGGTAGCTGTGCTTGAGGCATTTGCCTCAGCTACTGATTTAGTTAAAGATTGTGCATTTGACTCAGAAGAGACGAGGAAAAAGGCTTTACCTGATAATAGACCTGCTGTTCAATTTAAGCTGCGTACTAGCAAGAACCTTGTTGGGACATCGATAAGCATACACAAGGAACAAGTTCCAAATAGCCCCTCGTCCATTAAAAATGAGAACATGAAGGATGACAGGAAAAGAAGAGCAGAACAAATCCTGAAAGAGTCTTTGGAAAATCAGCATGAGCTGGCTCAGTTGTAAACTAGATTTGTTTAATTAGAATTTGTACCATACTTGGATGAGAAATGACAGCAGATGCTGTTTTCAGGATATTGAGAGTTATTGTATATGGAAGTTAGATATTGTAGACGGGTATGTTCCTGCTGTTAACAATTTTTGAGGTATGCCACTATTAGGAATGGACTCACGACGATCTTTTCAATTGAAATTCCATTTGTTTCCCTTCTGCTTTTATTATTGGGCAATTTCTTAAAATAGGCATTAATGGGTGTCAGAAGACAACTCTTAACTTTTACATTTTTGCTTAGTAATGCCATGTCCAGTGGATTTTACTAGATGATTTGGTAACTTCTCTTCCAGCCGGCAAGGCTGAATCTGGTTTGGCTGAATATTGTTTGGCTGACTATGTGGCTTTCTCATACGCAATACATGTTTAATAGACTAATATGACCTTGGGTATGTTTGTCTCTCTTGTTTATGAAGAAGTGCAATAAGTAGACCAAGAAATAATTTCAATTTAGCACGTTACGTTTACACTAAATAATTTACCAGATTGTTgtgcataatttttttttaaaccACGGCCCTTTTGCATAACCTATTCACATTATTGAACTTTCAATCGAGTGAGTAGCAGGCTTGTAGTTGAATAGTAAAACTTTGAAAGCTTAAAGTAATTTGTTAATTTACTTGCAAACCATGAGATATACCAACGGTCAGCAAACATGCCGACCCTGACTTCATATATTGCAAGGAGAATCCATAATACAGTGGAGAAGTACTGTGCTAATTTTAATTATGGAGGATGTCATGTCTGTGCATTTATATTCAGTCATATATAATCAGGCCTTGTTTTTGTTGTATTTCTCTTTAAAACTTTGTTACAGAATAGTGAAGTATTTTGACCTTGTAAGAAAATTATTTTAGATGATCAAAGTTCAGGTTTTAGCCTAGTTAAAGCGATAGCAAACTTGAAAAGTGTTTTAGCATTGGAGATGGGAGAAACAGAGATTGGGTCCTTGGGAGATTGGCAGAATGGAATACTACATGCACGGCTCTTATTGGGTTCATTATCTGAGCAGTGTCTTGTCTGACTCCTCAAGTCTCCAAAGCCTCTGAGTCTCTGAAGCAGTACAACAGGGTAAATGGGGTTTTTCTTGAGTCAGTTCTGATGAAACCAAGATAGTTTGAAGTTAAATACCTAATCAGGTTTGTCCCATTTCACTTATGTTACATGGTTAAATACTTGAACTATGTTTATCCTTGGTATTGTTGTGAACATTTGTGTTATTTTTTTCATAATTGGAATATTCTAGGAGCTTATACTTATTTTTGCAAACATGTGTTCTATGAAGACCTGTTTGAGAAAAAAGCGAATGATATATCGATCTGGTTATAAAGGGACATAACTTTATTAATCTTATAAATTGTAATATATGAAGTGTAACTGGCCTTAATTTCGGTAACTCAGCTAAACTGTGCACCGAGTTGTTGGAATATAGGAtattttttttttcctttttaacAAGCAGTCAATGCCATTGACTTTAAAAAAAGAAAGCCACTTACAGTCTAAAATGGGCCAAACTAAATGAAAAAAGGAGAGCACAATGCTGTTGTTTGAAAAGTAAAAAGAACTCATTAACGTGATTGGACCTCCAGATAGTAATGACTTTAATGAGTTCCAATTGAACTTCACAATATAAGAGATGGGTCAGCATACCAGAAAAGTATGAGTGCGTGGTACAACAGGGTAAATACAAAATTTTCTTGGGTTAGTTCTGATGAAATCAAGATAGTTTGAAGTTTAATACCTAATCAGGTTTGTCCCATTTCACTTATATTACATGGTTAAATACCTAAAATGTGTTTATCCTTGGTTTTTTGTGAACATTTGTGTTATTTTTTTCCATAATTGGAACACTGTAGGAGCTTATATTTATTTTTGCAAACATGTGTTCTGTGAAAACCTGTTTGAGAAAAAATGAACGATATATTAAA from Apium graveolens cultivar Ventura chromosome 5, ASM990537v1, whole genome shotgun sequence includes the following:
- the LOC141661752 gene encoding transcription initiation factor TFIID subunit 8-like produces the protein MVVAENGKEVVERSNRLNRFSRNEEFVEAIAKMAVAQVCESSGFQGFQQSALDTLSDIAIRYMNQIGKIAVSNANLSGRNECNVFDVLQGLEDLGMSQGFSGASEIDRGVEGSGIVREISEYVEFSERVPFAYSIPSFPVVKEMKVTESFFKSGGSPPDEHIPTWLPVFPDSETYRSLPVESKGVGDGEMDKSGHIENSKKVEASVSYTHRLLNCNGTDMPADKGNDSSSKRATDSNPFLAAPRRSSEKQVSSVVLPAKFAEEDTALNNPAATNQVAVLEAFASATDLVKDCAFDSEETRKKALPDNRPAVQFKLRTSKNLVGTSISIHKEQVPNSPSSIKNENMKDDRKRRAEQILKESLENQHELAQL